The DNA region TCACGTCCACAACGTCACCACCACGCACAACGTCCCCCACACGTCACCCACACGTCCAACGTCACCCACGTCCCCCACCAACGTCACCCACCGCTCCCTCCACCACGTCACACCGTCCCCCACACTCACAACGTCCCCCACCACGTCACAACGTCCCCCACCACGTAACCCACCGTCCCCACCACGTCACCCACCGTCCCCCACCACTCACAACGTCCCCCACCACGTCACCCACCGTCCCCCACCACTCACCCACCTCCCCCACCAAGTCCCCACCGTCCCCCACCCAACGTCACCAACGTCCCCCACCACTTCACACCGTCCCCACCACGTCACAACGTCCCCCACCACGTCCCCCACCACTCACAACGTCACCCAACGTCCCCCACCACGTCACCCACCGTTCCCCCACCACGTCACAACGTCCATCCCACCGTCCCCCAACCACCGTCACAACGTCCCCCGCCACGTCACACTCCCCCGCCACGTCAAACGTTCCCCCGCCACGTCCAACCCCCCGCCACGTCACAACGTCCCCGCCACGTCACAACGTCCCCCGCCACGTCACAACGTCCGCCCCAACCACGTCACCCACCACGTCAAACGTCCCCCCACCACGTCACAACGTCCCCCACCACGTCACCACCACCACGTCACAACGTCCCCCACCACGTTCACAACTCCCCACCACGTCCCCCACCACTCACAACTCCCCCACCACGTCCCCCACCACGTTCACAACGTCCCCCACCACGTCCCCCACAGTCACAACGTCCCCCACCAATTCAACAACTCCCCCACCACTACACAACGTCCCCCACCACTCACAACGTCCCCCACCACTCCACAACTCACCCACCGTCCCCCACCACGTCACCCACCGTCCCCCACCACGCACCACCGCTCCCCCACCAACGTCACACCGTCCCCCACCACGTCCCCACCACGTCCACAACGTCCCCCACCAAGTCACCCCCGTCCCCACCACGTCCAACGTCCCCCACCACTCACACCGTCCACCCACCACGTCCCCCACCACGTTCCACAACGTCACCCCAACGTCCCCCACCACGTCACCCACCGTCCCCCACCACTTCACAACGTCACCCACCTCCCAACCCACCACGTCACAACGTCCCCCGCCACGTCTCACAAAACGTCCCCCGCCACGTCAGAACGATCCCCCGCCACGTCACAACGTCCCCCGCCACGTCACCCACCGTCACCCCGCCACTTCACACCGTCCCCCGCCACGTTTCACACCGCTCCCCCACCACGTCACAACGCTCCCCCACCCGTCACCCGCCACGTCACCACCGTCACCCGCCACGTCACCACCGTCCCCCCACCACGTCCACCACCGTCCCCACACCACGTCACAACGGTCCCCACCACGTCCCCCACCACGTCACAACATCCCCCACCACGTCCCCCACCACGTCACAACGTCCCCCACCACGTCACCCACCACGTCACCACCGTCCCCCCACCACGTCACAACGTCCCCCACCCACGTCACACCGTCCCCCACCACGTCACAACGTCCCCACCACGTTCCCCCACCACGTCACAAACTCACCCCACCGTCCCCCACCACGTCACCCACGTCCCCCCACGTCAACACCGTCCCCCACCACGTCCACACCGTCCCCCACCACTTCCCCCACCACGTCAACAACGTCCCCCACCACGTCCCCCACCACTCACCCACCGGCCCCCACCCACTCACAACGTCCCCCACCACGTCACACCGTCACCCCACCACGTCACAACGCTCCCCCACCACGTCCCCCACCACGCACAACGTCACCCACCGCTCCCCCACCACGTCACCCACCGTCCCCCGCCACAACGTCACCCACCGTCCCCCACCACGTCACCCACCTCCCCCGCCACGTCCACCCACCGCCCCGCACGTCACAAACGTCCCCCCCACTCCACAACGTCCCCCGCCACGTCACAACGTCCCCCCGCCACGTCACAACGTCCCCCGCCACGTCACAACGTCCCCCGCCACAACGTTCCCCCGCCACGTCACCCACCGTCACCCGCCACGTCACCACCGTCACCCCCACGTTACAACGTGCCCCACCACGTCACAACGTCCCCCCACCACGTCCCCCACCACGTCACAACGTCCCCCACCACGTCACAACGTCACCCAACACGTCACAACTCCCCCACCACGTCACAACGTCCCCCACCAGTCACAACTCCACCCCACCGTCCCCCACCACGTCACCCCCGTCCCCACCACGTCACACCCGTCCCCACCACGTCACACCGCCCCCACCACGTCACAACGTCCCCCCCACGTCCCCCACCACGTCACAAACGTCCCCCACCACGTCACCCACCGTCCCCCACCACTGTCACCACCGTCCCCCACCACGTCACACCTCCCCCACCACGTCACACCGTCCCCCACCACTCACAACGTCCCCCACCACGCCCCCGCACCACGTCACAACGTCACCCACCGTCCCCCACCACGTCACCCACCGTCCCCCGCCACGTCCACAACGTCACCCACCGTCCCCCGCCACGCACAACGTCCCCCGCCACGTCACAACGTCCCCCGCACCGTCACAACGTCCCCCGCCACGTGTCACAACGTCCCCCGCCCGTGCACAATCCCCCGCCACGTGTCACAACGTCCCCCCCACGTCACAACGTCCCCAGCCACGTCACCCACCGTCACCGCCAACGCACCCACCGTCCCCCGCCACGTCACAACGTCCCCCGCCACGTCACAACGTCCCCCCCCACGTCAACCCCACGTCACCCACCGTCCCCGCCACTCACAACGTCCCCCGCCACGTCACAACGTCCCCCGCCACGTCACCCACCGTCCCCCGCCCAAACAACGTCCCCCACCACTCACAACGTTCCCCCACCACGTTTCCCCCACCACGTCACAACGTTCCCCACACCACGTCACAACGTCCCCCACCACGTCACAACGTCCCCCCCCATGTCACAACGTCACCCACCGTCCCCCACCACGTCACACCCACCGCTCCCCCGCCACGTTCACAACGTCCCCGCCACGGTGCACAACGTCCCCCTCCACGTCAACCAACGTCCCCCGCCAACGCTCACAACGTCCCCCGCCACTCACAACTCCCCCGCCACGTCACAACGTCCCCCGCCACGTCACAACGTCCCCCGCCCACGTTCACCCCGTCCCCCGCCACGTCACAACTCCCCCGCCACGTTCACCCACCCGTCACCCGCCACGTCACAACGTCCCCCGCCACGTCACCCCGTCCCCGCCACCGTCACCCCGTCCCCGCCACGTCACACCCGTCCCCCGCCACGTCACCCCGTCCCCCGCCACGTCACCCGTCCCCCGCCACGTACACGTCACAACGTCCCCCGCCACGTCACCCCGTCCCCCGCCACGTCACAACGTCTCCCGCCACGTCACAACGTCACCCCCACGTCACAACGTCACCCGCCACGTCACCCACCGTCCCCCCCACGTCACCAACGTCCCCGCCACGTCACCCACGCACCCGCACTCACAACGTCCCCGGCCACTCAGCAACGTCCCCCGCCACGTCACCCCGTCCCGTCACACAACGTCCCGCCACATCACAAACGTCCCCCCACGTCACAACGTCCCCCCGCCACGTCACCCACCGTCCCCCGCCACGTCAACAACGTCCCCCGCCACGTCACAACGTCCCCCGCCACGTCACCCACCTCCCCCGCCACGTCACCCACCGTCCCCCGCCACTTCACCCACCTCCCCCGCCACGGCACCCACCGTCCCCCGCCACGTCACAACGCTACCCCCCCACGTCACAACGTCCCCCGCCACGTCCAACGTCCCCCGCCACGTCACCCACCGTGTCACCCACCGTCCCCCGCCACGCTCACCACCGTCCCCCGCCACGTCACACCGTTCCCCCGCAAACACGTCACACCTTTCCCCCGCCACGTCACACCGTTCCCCCCCACGTCACACCGTCCCCCCCACGTCACACCGTCCCCCCCACGTCACACCGTCCCCCGCCACGTCACACCGTCCGCCCGCCACGTCACGACCGTCCCCCGCCACGTCACAACTCCCCGCGCCACCACCACCGTCCCCGCCACGTCACAACTCACCCGACCGTCCGCCCGGCCACGTCATCCCACCGGTCCTCCCGCCACCGGCTCACAACCTTCCCCCAACCACGTCAGCAACGTCCCCCCACCCACTTCACAACGGCCCAAGTCCGCGTCGCCCCCCACCACGTCACAGCGTCCCCACCACGTCCACAACTCCCCACCCGTCACGTCCCCCACCACGTCACAACGTCCCCACCACGGGTCAACAACGTCCCCACGGTAGGTTCTGGGGCGATTAGGAAAGTACCCTGTTCTGGGCAGCTTGAAGTCTCTGGGTTAGGATACCTGTTCTGGGGCATGAAGGTTTCTGGGGTTAGAGTACCTGTTCTGGGCAGTGAAGGTCTCTGGGGGTTAGGAGTACCTGTTCTGGGCAGTGAAGGTCTCTGTGGGTTAGGAGTACCTGTTCTGGGCAGTGAAGGTCTCTGGGGGTTAGGAGTACCTGTTCTGGGCAGTGAAGGTTTCTGGGGGATAGGGGTCAGAAGTACCTGTTCTGGGCAGTGAAKGTTTCTCTCTGAGGGTGCAGCCCGCTGTAGACGACCCTGATGAGGTCATGATGACTCAGAGCTCCCTCTGTCAGACCCATGGAGCCCAGACTGGAGGGCTGGAAAGAAagccacacacatcaacaaccttcacatcactggcaacaacgtcgaacagcaagcaatgcaggtgtagaagcacggtggctaggctAATGAGCTCAGTTCATTGATTCTCTAAAGGGTTGACCGACCACAGAGCAGAGTAGAAAGGAAAATAAACCACCGTTACCCCTAGAGGTGAACAATGAGAATAACATCACAGAGCCTCCATTCTTCACTCTCCAGACGGTCAGATAATAAGCCTGCCTTACGGCCAGGAGAGATGAGTAAAGGCGATTAATGTCTCAAATGAcacaatattccctatatagtgtaataCTGTACCCTGTGGGATGCACCCACAGAGGATGAACAGAGGGCAACAgaaaacacatagaaatgccgTTTAATTTtcataggtgcagtgaaatgtgctgttttacagggtcaggcTTAGTAGCCTGCGCCCCTGGAGCATACTAGGGTTAAGCACATTTCCCAAAGGCACAGACaaatttttcaccttgttggctcgggcattcgaaccagcgacctttcggttactggcccaacactaaacGCTAGGCTACCAGTCTTACCTCGTGATaaaagcgtgaaccactgcttttaaccagggcaaggtgaccggaaacatgaccgaatacaaacagtgtagctattccctccgcaaggcaatcaaacaagctaagtgccagtataaagacaaagtggaggcgcaattcaacagctcagacacaagaggtatgtggcagggtctacagtcaatcacggattacaaaaagaaaaccagccccgtcacggaccaggatgtcttgctcccagacagactaaatcacttttttgctcgctttgaggacaatacagtgccactgacacggcccgctaccaaaagctgcgggctctccttcactgcagccgaggtgagtaaaacatttaaacgtgttaaccctcacaaggctgcaggcccagacggcattcccagccgcgtcctcagaacatgcgcagaccagctagctggtgtgtttaagatgtaaacaaattaaaatttgatttgatatttgatacatcagaggaCCTTGGACAGGGAGGTATGGTGACTTAACCTCGTGATACACAGAGGGCTGGACAGGGAGGTACTGAGTGACTTACCTCGGGATTTAACAAGAGGGCTTGGACAGGGAGGGATGTGTGAACGACAAGGAGCTTGCTGTTCCCATCTTTGTCCACAATCTCCTGAAaaaccagagagagaaagtaatTGTTGGAGAGCTTGGCCGGGGTTGGTTGttttgaacaggctggtgatagtgtgtgtgtgtgtgtgtgtgtgtgtggtcgtgtgtgttgtgtgtgtgtggtgtgttgtggtgttgtgttgtgtgttgtgtgttgataaCGGGTAAGTTTAGCTGAGAACGTTCAGGAAAAAACGCATGAGCACGCTTCAAGGGCCAAAGGGCACGTGtgtgtgattctggatggccgaCAAGAGGTCAATTGAAAACAAGCTCTTCACATGCAGAGGCCAATGAAACAAGCTCTTCAAATGCAGAGGTCAATGAAAACAAGCCTCTTCAATGCAGACGGTCAATGAAACAGCCTCTTCAATTGCAGAGGTTCAATTGAAACAAGCCTCTTCTTCAAGGCAGAGGTCAATGAAAACAAGCTCTTCAATGCAGAGGTCAATGAAAACAAGCTCTGCAATGCAGAGGCAATGAAAACAAGCCTCTTCAAATGCAGAGGTCAATGAAACAGCTCTTCAATTGCAGAGCGTCAATGAAACAAGCTCTTCAATTGCAGAGGTCAATGAAAACAAGCTCTTCAATGCGAGTGAGGTCAATGACAAACAAGCTTCTCAATGCAGAGGTCATGAAGAAAGCTCCATGCAGAGTCATGAAACAACTCTTCAATGCCAGAGATAATGACAACAAGCTCTTCAATGCAGAGGTCAATTGAAACAAGCTCTTCAATGGCAGAGGTCATGAAACAAGCTCTTCAATGCATGAGGTCAATGAAACAAGCTCTTCATGCAGAGGTCAATGAAACAAGCTCTTCAATGCAGAGGTCAATGAAAACAAAGCTCTTCAATGCAGCAGGTCAAGAAACAAGCTCCTTCAATGCAGAGTCAATGAAACAAGCTTCTTCAATAGCAGAGCGTCAATTGAACAAGCTCCTTCAATGCAGAGTCAATGAACAAGCTCTTCAACTGCAAGAGGTTCAATGAAACCAAGCTCTTCAATGCAGAGGTCAATGAAACAAGCTCTTCAATGCAGAGGTCAATGAAACCAACAGCTCTTCAATTGCAGAGGGTTCAATGGAACAAGCTCTTCAATGCCAGAGGTCAATGAACACACTCTTTCAATGCAGAGGTCAATGAAAGCAAGCTCTTCAATGCAGAGGTCAATGAAACAAGCTCTTCAATGCAGAGGTCAATAAAACAAGCTCTTCAATCAGAGTCAATCGAAAACAAGCTCTTTCAATGCAGGAGGTCAAATGAAACAAGCTCTTCAATTACAGCAGGTCAATGAAACAAGCTTCTTGGCTGGGTTGGTTGATTTTTAACAGTCTGGTGGACAGTGGTTTGTGTGTGCTTTCCAGAGTACAGCTTAGGACCTCTGATCTGTGTCGTAATGGGACTGCATTGCTCTTAGTAGTCTCTCCTATCCTTTGTCCGTCCTCTTGGAGAGTTAGCTCACTGGGTCCTGTCCGGTCCGTCCTCTGGGGAGAGTTACTCACTGGgtctctgtccgtccgtcctcTGGGAGGAGTTTACTCACTGGgtctctgtccgtccgtcctcTGGGAGAGGTACTCACTGGGTCTCTGTCCGTCCGTTTCCTCTGGGGAGAGTTACTCACTGGGTCTCTGTCCGTCCTGTCCTCTGGGGAGAGTTACTCACTGCGGTCTCGTGTCCGTCCGTCTCTGGGAGAGGACTCACTGGGTCTCTGTCCGCCGTCCTCTGGAGGAGTTACTCACTGGCGTCTCTGTCCGTCCGTTTCCTCTGGGAGAGTACTCACTGGgtctctgtccgtccgtcctcTGGGAGAATTGNNNNNNNNNNNNNNNNNNNNNNNNNNNNNNNNNNNNNNNNNNNNNNNNNNNNNNNNNNNNNNNNNNNNNNNNNNNNNNNNNNNNNNNNNNNNNNNNNNNNNNNNNNNNNNNNNNNNNNNNNNNNNNNNNNNNNNNNNNNNNNNNNNNNNNNNNNNNNNNNNNNNNNNNNNNNNNNNNNNNNNNNNNNNNNNNNNNNNNNNNNNNNNNNNNNNNNNNNNNNNNNNNNNNNNNNNNNNNNNNNNNNNNNNNNNNNNNNNNNNNNNNNNNNNNNNNNNNNNNNNNNNNNNNNNNNNNNNNNNNNNNNNNNNNNNNNNNNNNNNNNNNNNNNNNNNNNNNNNNNNNNNNNNNNNNNNNNNNNNNNNNNNNNNNNNNNNNNNNNNNNNNNNNNNNNNNNNNNNNNNNNNNNNNNNNNNNNNNNNNNNNNNNNNNNNNNNNNNNNNNNNNNNNNNNNNNNNNNNNNNNNNNNNNNNNNNNNNNNNNNNNNNNNNNNNNNNNNNNNNNNNNNNNNNNNNNNNNNNNNNNNNNNNNNNNNNNNNNNNNNNNNNNNNNNNNNNNNNNNNNNNNNNNNNNNNNNNNNNNNNNNNNNNNNNNNNNNNNNNNNNNNNNNNNNNNNNNNNNNNNNNNNNNNNNNNNNNNNNNNNNNNNNNNNNNNNNNNNNNNNNNNNNNNNNNNNNNNNNNNNNNNNNNNNNNNNNNNNNNNNNNNNNNNNNNNNNNNNNNNNNNNNNNNNNNNNNNNNNNNNNNNNNNNNNNNNNNNNNNNNNNNNNNNNNNNNNNNNNNNNNNNNNNNNNNNNNNNNNNNNNNNNNNNNNNNNNNNNNNNNNNNNNNNNNNNNNNNNNNNNNNNNNNNNNNNNNNNNNNNNNNNNNNNNNNNNNNNNNNNNNNNNNNNNNNNNNNNNNNNNNNNNNNNNNNNNNNNNNNNNNNNNNNNNNNNNNNNNNNNNNNNNNNNNNNNNNNNNNNNNNNNNNNNNNNNNNNNNNNNNNNNNNNNNNNNNNNNNNNNNNNNNNNNNNNNNNNNNNNNNNNNNNNNNNNNNNNNNNNNNNNNNNNNNNNNNNNNNNNNNNNNNNNNNNNNNNNNNNNNNNNNNNNNNNNNNNNNNNNNNNNNNNNNNNNNNNNNNNNNNNNNNNNNNNNNNNNNNNNNNNNNNNNNNNNNNNNNNNNNNNNNNNNNNNNNNNNNNNNNNNNNNNNNNNNNNNNNNNNNNNNNNNNNNNNNNNNNNNNNNNNNNNNNNNNNNNNNNNNNNNNNNNNNNNNNNNNNNNNNNNNNNNNNNNNNNNNNNNNNNNNNNNNNNNNNNNNNNNNNNNNNNNNNNNNNNNNNNNNNNNNNNNNNNNNNNNNNNNNNNNTTACTCACTGGgtctctgtccgtccgtcctcTGGGAGAGTTACTCACTGGgtctctgtccgtccgtcctcTGGGGGAGAGTTACTCACTGGGTCTGTCTGTACCCCAACACTAATCCTTCATGAGATCAGACCTGCTAATGCTAACCATGCCATTCACTACTGTGCTAACCATGCTACTGCTAACCATGCTATTGCTAACCATGCTACTGCTAACCATGCTACTGCTAACCATGCTACTGCTAACCATGCTATTTGCTTATCATGAAAATGTCTTATGAAAATTGCTTATCGTGCTAACCATATTCTTCACTGCTGTGATATTGCTACCCATGCTAACCATACCCTTCACAGCTGTGATAATGCTAACCCTGCTACCATGCTAGCCATGTCCTTGACTGCTATGCTAATTGCTAACCACGCCCTTCACTGCCTGACTGCCTGCCCAGAGCCAGGTTCTCTCTGTATATCCAATGTCTGTCTGCAGAGAGCCGTGCTGTGTAACTGATGAGAGTAGTCTACAGCCATGGTagatgagagaagacagaggatcATAAATgatgcatcacacacacatagacgGAGCCGTCTACAACGATATCTCCAGCAGTGACTAGATAGACCCAGGGGTCtgtcctgacagagctttagTAGCCTCTTCCAGTAACGACAGCGGACCGATATCTGACCTTCAGCACCGGCTTTCCAAGCCTCTTCCATAGAGACTAAAGCCCTATCCCACCCCTAACATCCAGCCTCTTCCAGAGACTAAAGCCCTATCCCACCCCTAACATCCAGCCTCTTCCATAGAGACTAAATCCCACCCCTAACATCGAGCCTCTTCCATAGAGACTAAAGCCCTATTCCACCCCTAAAATCCAGCCTCTTCCATAGAGACTAAAGCCCCACACCTAACATCCAGCCTCTTCCATAGACTAAAGCCCTATCCCACTACTAACATCCAGCCTCTTCCATTGAGACTAAAGCCCCACCCTTAACATCCAGCCTCTTCCATAGAGACTAAAGCCCCACACCTAACATCCAGCATCTTCCATAGAAACTAAATCCCTATCCAACCCCTAACATCCAGCCTCTTCCATAGACACTAAAGCCCCACACCTAACATCCAGCCTCTTCCATAGAGACTAAAGCCCCACCCTTAACATCCAGTCTCTTCCATAGAGACTAAAGCCCTATCCCACCACTAACATCCAGCCTCTTCCATAGAGACTAAAGCCCNNNCCCACCCCTAACATCCAGCCTCTTCCATAGAGACTAAAGCCCCACCCCTAACATCCAGCCTCTTCCATAGAGACTAAAGCCCTATCTCCTGACCCCTCACAGTCTGTACATATGCCTAGCATGAGGGGTAGGGTTATAACTAGGTTAGTTTTGTAGGTTTAGGTAGGTAGTGGTAGTTACCAGGTTGTATATGCCCAGCAGCAAGGCCTCTATGCAGCCGTTGCTCTGGCGGTCCCTGCTGGCGGTGATGCGGAGGTACACCCAGACCAGCTCTGGAAGGAACTGCAGTGTGAAGCGTCTCAGGCGGTCCTCAGAGCTCCGGTACATCTCAAACAGCTGGTGACAGACAGGCTCCAGGAGCTACAGGGATAGAGTAACATACATTAGACTACAGGGATAgagtaacatataatacaaccATTAGACTACAGGGATAgagtaacatataatacaaccATTAGACTACAGGGATAGAGTAACATAACACAACCATTAGACTACAGGGATAGAGTAACATTAACACAACCATTAGACTACAGGATAGAGTAACATAACACAACCATTAGACTACAGGGATAgagtaacatataatacaaccATTAGACTACAGGGATAGAGTAACATAACACAACCATTAGACTACAGGGATAGAGTAACATAAACAACCATTAGACTACAGGGATAGAGTAACATAACACAACCATTAGACTACCGGGATAGAGTAAACATAATACAACCATTAGACTACAGGGATAGAGTAACATAACACAAACCATTAGACTACAGGGATAGAGTAACATATACAAACCATTAGACTACAGGAGTAgagtaacatataatacaaccATTAGACTACAGGGATAGAGTAAACATATAATACAACCATTAGACTACAGGGATAGAGTAACATATACAACCATTAGACTACAGGGATAgagtaacatataatacaaaccATTAGACTACAGGGATAGAGTAACATAACACAACCATTAGACTACAGGGATAGAGTAACATAACACAACCATTAGACTACAGGGATAGAGTAACATAACACAACCATTAGACTACAGGGATAGAGTAACATAACACAACCATTAGACTACAGGGATAGAGTAACAATAATACAACCATTAGACTACAGGGATAGAGTAACATATAAACAACCATTAGACTACAGGATAGAAGTAACATAATACAACCATTAGACTACAGGGATAGAGTAACATAATAACAACATTAGACTACAGGGATAGAGTAGTAAACATTAATNNNNNNNNNNNNNNNNNNNNNNNNNNNNNNNNNNNNNNNNNNNNNNNNNNNNNNNNNNNNNNNNNNNNNNNNNNNNNNNNNNNNNNNNNNNNNNNNNNNNNNNNNNNNNNNNNNNNNNNNNNNNNNNNNNNNNNNNNNNNNNNNNNNNNNNNNNNNNNNNNNNNNNNNNNNNNNNNNNNNNNNNNNNNNNNNNNNNNNNNNNNNNNNNNNNNNNNNNNNNNNNNNNNNNNNNNNNNNNNNNNNNNNNNNNNNNNNNNNNNNNNNNNNNNNNNNNNNNNNNNNNNNNNNNNNNNNNNNNNNNNNNNNNNNNNNNNNNNNNNNNNNNNNNNNNNNNNNNNNNNNNNNNNNNNNNNNNNNNNNNNNNNNNNNNNNNNNNNNNNNNNNNNNNNNNNNNNNNNNNNNNNNNNNNNNNNNNNNNNNNNNNNNNNNNNNNNNNNNNNNNNNNNNNNNNNNNNNNNNNNNNNNNNNNNNNNNNNNNNNNNNNNNNNNNNNNNNNNNNNNNNNNNNNNNNNNNNNNNNNNNNNNNNNNNNNNNNNNNNNNNNNNNNNNNNNNNNNNNNNNNNNNNNNNNNNNNNNNNNNNNNNNNNNNNNNNNNNNNNNNNNNNNNNNNNNNNNNNNNNNNNNNNNNNNNNNNNNNNNNNNNNNNNNNNNNNNNNNNNNNNNNNNNNNNNNNNNNNNNNNNNNNNNNNNNNNNNNNNNNNNNNNNNNNNNNNNNNNNNNNNNNNNNNNNNNNNNNNNNNNNNNNNNNNNNNNNNNNNNNNNNNNNNNNNNNNNNNNNNNNNNNNNNNNNNNNNNNNNNNNNNNNNNNNNNNNNNNNNNNNNNNNNNNNNNNNNNNNNNNNNNNNNNNNNNNNNNNNNNNNNNNNNNNNNNNNNNNNNNNNNNNNNNNNNNNNNNNNNNNNNNNNNNNNNNNNNNNNNNNNNNNNNNNNNNNNNNNNNNNNNNNNNNNNNNNNNNNNNNNNNNNNNNNNNNNNNNNNNNNNNNNNNNNNNNNNNNNNNNNNNNNNNNNNNNNNNNNNNNNNNNNNNNNNNNNNNNNNNNNNNNNNNNNNNNNNNNNNNNNNNNNNNNNNNNNNNNNNNNNNNNNNNNNNNNNNNNNNNNNNNNNNNNNNNNNNNNNNNNNNNNNNNNNNNNNNNNNNNNNNNNNNNN from Salvelinus sp. IW2-2015 unplaced genomic scaffold, ASM291031v2 Un_scaffold2571, whole genome shotgun sequence includes:
- the LOC139025369 gene encoding mucin-2-like yields the protein SPPSPTQRHQRPPPLHTVPTTSQRPPPRPPPLTTSPNVPHHVTHRSPTTSQRPSHRPPTTVTTSPATSHSPATSNVPPPRPTPRHVTTSPPRHNVPRHVTTSAPTTSPTTSNVPPPRHNVPHHVTTTTSQRPPPRSQLPTTSPTTHNSPTTSPTTFTTSPTTSPTVTTSPTNSTTPPPLHNVPHHSQRPPPLHNSPTVPHHVTHRPPPRTTAPPPTSHRPPPRPHHVHNVPHQVTPVPTTSNVPHHSHRPPTTSPTTFHNVTPTSPTTSPTVPHHFTTSPTSQPTTSQRPPPRLTKRPPPRQNDPPPRHNVPRHVTHRHPATSHRPPPRFTPLPHHVTTLPHPSPATSPPSPATSPPSPHHVHHRPHTTSQRSPPRPPPRHNIPHHVPHHVTTSPTTSPTTSPPSPHHVTTSPTHVTPSPTTSQRPHHVPPPRHKLTPPSPTTSPTSPHVNTVPHHVHTVPHHFPHHVNNVPHHVPHHSPTGPHPLTTSPTTSHRHPTTSQRSPTTSPTTHNVTHRSPTTSPTVPRHNVTHRPPPRHPPPPPRPPTAPHVTNVPPTPQRPPPRHNVPPPRHNVPRHVTTSPATTFPRHVTHRHPPRHHRHPHVTTCPTTSQRPPTTSPTTSQRPPPRHNVTQHVTTPPPRHNVPHQSQLHPTVPHHVTPVPTTSHPSPPRHTAPTTSQRPPHVPHHVTNVPHHVTHRPPPLSPPSPTTSHLPHHVTPSPTTHNVPHHAPAPRHNVTHRPPPRHPPSPATSTTSPTVPRHAQRPPPRHNVPRTVTTSPATCHNVPRPCTIPRHVSQRPPHVTTSPATSPTVTANAPTVPRHVTTSPATSQRPPPRQPHVTHRPRHSQRPPPRHNVPRHVTHRPPPKQRPPPLTTFPHHVSPTTSQRSPHHVTTSPTTSQRPPPCHNVTHRPPPRHTHRSPATFTTSPPRCTTSPSTSTNVPRQRSQRPPPLTTPPPRHNVPRHVTTSPAHVHPVPRHVTTPPPRSPTRHPPRHNVPRHVTPSPPPSPRPRHVTPVPRHVTPSPATSPVPRHVHVTTSPATSPRPPPRHNVSRHVTTSPPRHNVTRHVTHRPPHVTNVPATSPTHPHSQRPRPLSNVPRHVTPSRHTTSRHITNVPPRHNVPPPRHPPSPATSTTSPATSQRPPPRHPPPPPRHPPSPATSPTSPATAPTVPRHVTTLPPHVTTSPATSNVPRHVTHRVTHRPPPRSPPSPATSHRSPANTSHLSPATSHRSPPRHTVPPTSHRPPHVTPSPATSHRPPATSRPSPATSQLPAPPPPSPPRHNSPDRPPGHVIPPVLPPPAHNLPPTTSATSPHPLHNGPSPRRPPPRHSVPTTSTTPHPSRPPPRHNVPTTGQQRPHGRFWGD